In Microtus ochrogaster isolate Prairie Vole_2 unplaced genomic scaffold, MicOch1.0 UNK3, whole genome shotgun sequence, the following proteins share a genomic window:
- the Scp2d1 gene encoding SCP2 sterol-binding domain-containing protein 1 has protein sequence MWKRTDPQAKMKAGDRPQTCHSLALGSATQTTLPHLLELPDFQGFSVFEDISHHIKEVGAQLVKKVNAIFQLDITKDGKTILQWTIDLKNGSGDTYLGSARLPADTVFIIPDSVFMELVVGKMNPQKAFLAGKFKVKGKVFLSQKLEKIFRDWGKF, from the coding sequence ATGTGGAAGAGAACTGATCCTCAAGCCAAGATGAAAGCAGGAGATAGGCCCCAGACTTGCCATTCTCTGGCTCTGGGGTCTGCCACACAGACAACATTGCCACACCTTCTAGAACTGCCAGACTTTCAGGGCTTCTCCGTGTTTGAGGACATTAGCCATCACATCAAAGAAGTAGGAGCCCAACTGGTAAAGAAAGTGAACGCCATCTTTCAGCTGGACATCACCAAAGATGGGAAGACCATTCTGCAATGGACCATTGACCTTAAGAATGGTTCTGGGGACACGTACCTGGGATCTGCCCGGCTTCCAGCAGACACTGTCTTCATCATTCCTGACTCTGTATTCATGGAGTTAGTTGTGGGTAAGATGAACCCACAGAAGGCTTTCCTGGCTGGCAAGTTCAAAGTGAAAGGCAAAGTTTTTCTTAGCCAGAAGCTGGAGAAGATCTTCAGAGACTGGGGCAAATTTTAA